A single genomic interval of Oryza sativa Japonica Group chromosome 7, ASM3414082v1 harbors:
- the LOC4343166 gene encoding protein MODIFYING WALL LIGNIN-1, with the protein MASIIVLASVLLLDVIAFGLAVAAEQRRSKATVTPDSEKLYDYCVYDSDIATGYGVGALLLLAAAQAVVMLASKCFCCGRGLKPGGSRACALILFLFAWLTFLIAEACLMAGSIRNAYHTRYRGMFVGESVSCETVRKGVFAAGAAFTFFTAILSEFYYVSYSKSRDAAGGAPYGGSNIGMGTYS; encoded by the exons atgGCGTCCATCATCGTGCTCGcctccgtcctcctcctcgacgtcATCGCcttcggcctcgccgtcgccgccgagcagcGCCGCAGCAAG GCGACGGTGACGCCCGACTCGGAGAAGCTGTACGACTACTGCGTCTACGACTCCGACATCGCCACCGGCTACGGCGTcggcgcgctcctcctcctcgccgccgcgcaggccgtCGTCATGCTCGCCAGCAAGTGTTTCTGCTGCGGCCGCGGCCTCAAGCCCGGCGGATCCCGCGCCTGCGCCctcatcctcttcctcttcgCATG GTTGACCTTCCTCATTGCTGAGGCATGCTTGATGGCCGGATCCATCCGGAATGCGTACCACACCCGGTACAGGGGGATGTTCGTTGGCGAGTCCGTCTCCTGCGAGACTGTGCGCAAAGGTGTCTTTGCTGCTGGTGCGGCCTTCACCTTCTTCACAGCCATCCTCAGCGAATTCTACTACGTTAGCTACTCCAAGTCCCGCGATGCTGCTGGGGGTGCCCCGTACGGTGGCTCCAACATTGGCATGGGCACTTACAGCTAA
- the LOC4343164 gene encoding acetylornithine aminotransferase, mitochondrial → MNSLQSFLALNPPATAAALGGLGLGGARLRPSRVTACLATPTPTPPPPTSAPLAPAAAARRELSAASRAVVEDEARYIVGTYNRSRVVLVAGRGCKLYDADGREYLDMAAGIAVNALGHADPDWVAAVSAQAATLVHASNVQYTVPQASLERRLVEASFADRVFFANTGTEANEAAIKFARKYQRVARPDGDAPTEFMSFTNCFHGRTMGSLALTSKVQYREPFAPVMPGATFAEYGNLEEAKKVIQSGKIAAVFVEPMQGEGGIHSATKEFLQGLRDACDEAGALLVFDEVQCGLGRTGYLWAYEAYGVVPDIMTLAKPLAGGLPIGVVLVTEKVASAINYGDHGTTFGGGPLVCQAALTTLDKIQKPGFLAEVAKKGENFKQLLSTKLSGNAHVKEIRGIGLIVGIELDVPAGPLVDACLDRGVIVLTAGKGNVVRQCC, encoded by the exons ATGAACTCGCTCCAATCCTTCCTCGCCCTCaacccgcccgccaccgccgccgcccttggcggcctcggcctcggcggcgcgcgcctCCGTCCGTCGCGCGTCACCGCGTGCCtcgccacgcccacgcccacgccgccgcccccgaccTCCGCGCCCCtcgcccccgccgcggccgcgcgccgcgaGCTGTCCGCCGCGAGCCGCGCCGTGGTGGAGGACGAGGCGAGGTACATCGTCGGGACGTACAACCGCTCccgcgtcgtcctcgtcgccggccgcggctGCAAGCTGTACGACGCCGACGGGCGCGAGTACCTCGACATGGCCGCCGGCATCGCCGTCAACGCGCTCGGCCACGCCGACCCCGACtgggtcgccgccgtctccgcccagGCCGCCACCCTCGTCCACGCCAGCAACGTCCAGTACACCGTCCCCCAGGCCAGTCTCGAACGC CGCCTCGTGGAGGCCTCCTTCGCGGACCGCGTCTTCTTCGCCAACACCGGCACGGAGGCCAACGAGGCCGCCATCAAGTTCGCCAGGAAGTACCAGAGGGTGGCGCGCCCCGACGGGGACGCGCCCACCGAGTTCATGTCGTTCACCAACTGCTTCCATGGCAGGACAATGGGGTCGCTCGCGCTCACCAGCAAGGTGCAGTACCGGGAGCCGTTCGCGCCGGTGATGCCCGGCGCGACGTTCGCCGAGTACGGGAACCTAGAGGAGGCCAAGAAGGTGATTCAGTCCGGCAAAATTGCTGCCGTGTTCGTCGAGCCCATGCAGGGCGAGGGTGGGATCCATAGTGCCACCAAGGAGTTCTTGCAGGGGCTGCGGGATGCTTGCGATGAGGCTGGAGCTCTCTTGGTTTTTGATGAG GTGCAATGTGGTCTGGGACGCACTGGTTACCTCTGGGCGTATGAAGCCTATGGAGTAGTACCTGACATTATGACCTTGGCAAAGCCATTGGCGGGTGGTCTCCCCATCGGTGTAGTCTTGGTCACCGAGAAGGTTGCTTCAGCGATAAACTACGGCGACCATGGTACCACATTCGGGGGAGGCCCTCTTGTTTGCCAGGCTGCATTGACCACATTGGACAAGATCCAGAAACCTGGCTTCCTAGCAGAGGTGGCCAAGAAAGGAGAGAACTTCAAGCAGCTTCTCAGTACCAAGCTGAGTGGAAACGCCCATGTGAAAGAGATCCGGGGGATCGGTCTCATCGTCGGCATCGAGCTCGATGTTCCAGCGGGTCCTTTGGTCGATGCATGCTTGGACCGCGGTGTCATAGTGCTGACAGCCGGGAAAGGCAATGTTGTGAGGCAATGTTGCTGA
- the LOC4343165 gene encoding glutamate--cysteine ligase B, chloroplastic isoform X1 → MAVASRLAVARVAPDGGAAGRRRRRRGRPVVAVPTAAGRGRGRGGAVAASPPTEEAVQMTEPLTKEDLMAYLVSGCKPKENWRIGTEHEKFGFEVDTLRPIKYDQIRDILNGLAERFDWDKIVEENNVIGLKQGKQSISLEPGGQFELSGAPLETLHQTCAEVNSHLYQVKAVGEEMGIGFLGIGFQPKWALSDIPIMPKGRYEIMRNYMPKVGSLGLDMMFRTCTVQVNLDFSSEQDMIRKFRTGLALQPIATAIFANSPFKEGKPNGYLSLRSHIWTDTDNNRSGMLPFVFDDSFGFERYVDYALDVPMYFVYRNKKYIDCTGMSFRDFMVGKLPQAPGELPTLNDWENHLTTIFPEVRLKRYLEMRGADGGPWRRLCALPAFWVGLLYDEESLQSISDMTSDWTNEEREMLRRKVPVTGLKTPFRDGYVRDLAEEILQLSKNGLERRGYKEVGFLREVDAVISSGVTPAERLLNLYETKWQRSVDPVFQELLY, encoded by the exons ATGGCGGTGGCGTCGCGGCTCGCGGTGGCGCGGGTGGCGCCGGACGGGggagcggcggggaggaggaggaggaggagggggcggccggTGGTCGCGgtcccgacggcggcggggagggggagggggcgagGCGGGGCCGTGGCAGCGAGCCCAccgacggaggaggcggtgcAGATGACGGAGCCGCTCACCAAGGAGGACCTCATGGCCTACCTCGTCTCCGGGTGCAAGCCCAAGGAGAACTGGAG AATTGGCACAGAACATGAGAAGTTCGGTTTTGAAGTTGATACATTGCGTCCTATAAAGTACGATCAGATCCGTGACATCCTGAATGGACTTGCTGAGAGATTTGATTGGGACAAGATAGTTGAAGAAAATAATGTTATCGGTCTCAAGCAG GGAAAGCAAAGCATTTCACTAGAACCTGGTGGTCAGTTTGAACTTAGTGGTGCTCCTCTTGAAACATTACATCAAACTTGTGCTGAGGTCAATTCACATCTTTACCAG GTCAAAGCAGTTGGAGAGGAAATGGGGATTGGATTTCTCGGAATTGGTTTTCAGCCAAAGTGGGCACTGAGTGACATACCAATAATGCCCAAG gGAAGGTACGAAATTATGAGGAATTACATGCCTAAAGTTGGCTCTCTTGGGCTTGATATGATGTTCCGAACATGCACTGTTCAG GTTAATCTTGACTTCAGTTCAGAGCAAGATATGATAAGGAAATTCCGCACTGGTCTTGCATTACAGCCT ATTGCAACAGCAATATTTGCTAATTCTCCCTTCAAAGAAGGAAAACCAAATGGGTATCTTAGCTTAAGAAG CCATATTTGGACTGATACTGACAACAACCGCTCAGGGATGCTTCCTTTTGTGTTCGATGACTCATTTGG GTTTGAGCGATATGTGGACTATGCATTAGATGTCCCGATGTATTTTGTCTATCGAAATAAGAAGTACATTGACTGTACTGGAATGTCATTTCGG GATTTTATGGTAGGAAAACTCCCACAAGCTCCCGGGGAGCTGCCTACTTTGAATGACTGGGAGAACCATCTAACAACGATATTTCCTGAG GTCAGGCTGAAGCGATATCTAGAGATGAGAGGTGCTGATGGTGGCCCATGGAGGAGATTGTGTGCTTTGCCAGCATTTTGG GTTGGGCTGTTGTATGATGAGGAATCACTGCAAAGTATTTCGGACATGACCTCTGATTGGACAAATGAAGAAAGAGAAATGCTAAGGCGAAAG GTACCTGTAACCGGTTTGAAGACACCCTTCCGGGATGGATATGTAAGAGATCTAGCTGAAGAAATTCTGCAGTTGTCCAAG AATGGATTAGAAAGAAGAGGGTACAAGGAGGTTGGTTTCTTAAGAGAGGTTGATGCAGTGATCAGTTCAG GAGTGACCCCAGCTGAGAGGCTGCTCAATTTGTACGAGACGAAGTGGCAACGCAGCGTCGATCCTGTCTTCCAGGAGTTGTTATACTGA